In Allocoprobacillus halotolerans, a genomic segment contains:
- a CDS encoding alpha/beta hydrolase has product MERKYNQDLLDKIKERQTVTKIHGVDVIVKNLPDCDENGAIDPRLYEDSKKMLKMLKFMPQSMLKMDTSAKGIAKLREMFNGIKSIPCVQDDIHIESLTVNSDDGYAIPVRVYCSQNPIINGPVLYYVHGGGFFGGSMDVVEESIKMFVAHSNIPVVSLNYRLAPENPYPIGHRDCYSVLEWIAENAEKLNIDRHKIFVAGDSAGEIWHNTVLNALMKMVQIESKDNFFYIQH; this is encoded by the coding sequence ATGGAAAGAAAATATAATCAAGATTTATTAGACAAAATCAAAGAAAGACAAACAGTGACAAAGATTCATGGAGTTGATGTGATTGTCAAGAATTTACCAGATTGTGATGAAAATGGAGCAATAGATCCACGTCTATATGAAGATAGTAAAAAGATGTTGAAAATGTTGAAGTTTATGCCTCAATCTATGTTGAAAATGGATACTTCAGCTAAAGGTATTGCAAAATTAAGAGAAATGTTTAATGGAATTAAATCCATTCCATGTGTTCAGGATGATATCCATATTGAAAGTTTAACGGTGAATAGTGATGATGGTTATGCTATTCCAGTTCGTGTTTATTGTTCACAAAACCCTATCATCAATGGACCGGTTTTATACTATGTTCATGGTGGTGGATTCTTTGGAGGAAGTATGGATGTTGTAGAAGAATCTATCAAGATGTTTGTTGCTCATTCAAACATTCCAGTTGTCTCATTAAATTATCGTTTAGCACCGGAAAATCCTTATCCAATTGGACATAGGGATTGTTATAGTGTGTTAGAATGGATTGCTGAAAATGCTGAAAAGTTAAATATTGATCGACATAAAATCTTTGTAGCAGGTGATAGTGCTGGGGAAATTTGGCACAATACTGTTCTAAACGCACTGATGAAAATGGTACAAATAGAGTCAAAGGACAACTTCTTTTATATCCAACATTAA
- a CDS encoding alpha/beta hydrolase fold domain-containing protein — protein MAQYCSKRTDENGTNRVKGQLLLYPTLNMAGIKDEFFDPEHEVFEMIPSQKKGLSKMLKMFAGMTGGLQSVLGTSDVHNDYLNPYTKDATHNPATFLSVGEHDFLKTETLGYAAKLHQAGVDTRVVLYKDMGYAIKCYSFDYECC, from the coding sequence TTGGCACAATACTGTTCTAAACGCACTGATGAAAATGGTACAAATAGAGTCAAAGGACAACTTCTTTTATATCCAACATTAAATATGGCAGGTATTAAAGATGAATTTTTTGATCCAGAACATGAAGTTTTTGAAATGATTCCTTCACAGAAAAAAGGTTTATCAAAGATGTTAAAGATGTTTGCAGGAATGACAGGTGGTTTACAAAGTGTACTGGGAACAAGTGATGTACATAATGACTACTTAAATCCTTATACCAAAGATGCCACACATAATCCAGCGACTTTTTTAAGTGTAGGGGAACATGATTTTTTAAAAACTGAAACTTTGGGATATGCTGCCAAATTACACCAGGCAGGAGTTGATACAAGAGTCGTTTTATATAAAGACATGGGCTATGCAATCAAGTGCTACAGTTTTGATTATGAATGTTGCTAG
- a CDS encoding ROK family protein, whose protein sequence is MDYHELDGLKIFEMIEQGDQDACEALDELATARGLYNLQCVLDYEKILIGGGISQQPLLIQKIQAELDKIYQALPFAIPHVQVETCRYYNDSNLIGALYNFLIINKEMEDE, encoded by the coding sequence ATGGATTATCATGAATTAGATGGATTAAAAATCTTTGAGATGATTGAACAAGGTGATCAAGATGCTTGTGAGGCTTTGGATGAATTAGCAACCGCAAGAGGATTATATAATTTGCAATGTGTTTTAGATTATGAGAAAATTTTAATTGGTGGCGGTATTAGTCAACAACCATTATTGATTCAAAAAATACAAGCTGAATTAGATAAGATTTATCAGGCATTACCATTTGCTATTCCTCATGTTCAAGTGGAAACATGTCGTTATTATAATGATTCTAATTTAATAGGGGCTTTGTATAACTTTTTGATAATAAATAAAGAAATGGAGGATGAATGA